In Ardenticatenales bacterium, a single genomic region encodes these proteins:
- a CDS encoding amino acid adenylation domain-containing protein, producing the protein MQKENDARQQRDDLSERQEKLSVARRLLLEKRLRGQLKNKEWTIPRREQSGPAPLSYAQQRLWFLSQLMPDSPFYNVPIITRLRGSLHIALLQQAVDQIVKRHETLRTTFALLEQQPVQVIHPPGTTRLPVVDLCHLPATCRQATAQQLVTQEVKTPFNLTQGPLLRPLLLRLDGDEHILVLNMHHIITDAWSVRVFIDELRTLYAAFLDNHLSPLPELPIQYADFASWQQQWLQGERLDKQLDYWRRKLSGASFILDLPTDYPRPVAQSFRGAAIPFEMPVELSQALKNLSRQTGNNLFNTLLALFNLLLSRYTNQSDILVGIPIAGRHRSEVKGLIGFFVNTLVIRTQLSRHLNVQELLAQIRETTLEAYSNQDLPLELLVKDLLPERDPGRNPLFQVMFDFDEAVEEAATSDDNGLDLDKTAYLTETDLDLETDSGTAKFDLSLAMFDTGQTLRGEIEYSTELFTAATIQNLASHLQQLATEIVSNPQQPLWALSVLTTTESDQIVYAWNETTRPYASSLCIHQLIEAQAAATPDRIALSFGEEQLTYSELDRRANQLAHYLRGLGVGPETLVGVFLKRSVSMVVALLGVLKAGAGYVPLDPTYPAERIRFILSDTQSPVLLTEKELAAAWENVLDNVICLDEDGGVIAAMPVAPPPARCHAGNLAYVIYTSGSTGKPKGVAITHQNALALISWAHGVFDDTVLARTLAVTSICFDLSIFELFVPLSRGGTVVLVETVLDVPESDAAQTVSLINTVPSAMKELLRQQGLPDGVHVVNLAGEILPTDLVQQIHQQRPTIHCVYDLYGPSEDTTYSTYARRDPAGPMTIGRPIDNTRVYILDEALQPVPVGVPGEVYIGGDGLARGYLRRPGLTAERFLPHPFSRTPGARLYRTGDLARFRPDGHIAFIGRIDHQVKVRGYRIELGEVEAVLRQQSAVRDVVVVARTLSERDTAAEKQLVAYVTAQPAATLSPPALREALQAVLPPYMVPAAFVLLDSLPMTPNGKVDRQALPVPDSAGLVRGRAFTPPRTPIEALVADTWAQVLGLDQISVQDNFFEVGGHSLVATQVVSRLRDTFAIEFPLHQLFESPTVAGLAGFIESSRAVPDAPSLPTTITPAERNGPLPLSFAQQRLWFLDMLAPDSSFYNIPAAMYLRGSLSVTTVARSLNEIVRRHETLRTTFALVDDEPVQVIAPYRPRPLPVVDLQGLPPARRQAAAQQLVDEEAARPFVLSQGPLIRFAWLRIAPTEQVLLVNMHHIISDGWSVTLFERELDALYHAYEQGQPSPLPELPIQYADFALWQQQWLQGAGLAHQMQYWRTQLADLPTLALPTDYPRPPAQTFRGAAHSFVIPTETAAALRAVARAEGVTLFMLLLTAFQILLARYSGQEDVVVGTPIANRNRFETEGLIGFFVNTLVLRTDLSGHPSFRQLLRRVRAMTLAAYDHQDLPFEKLVQELQPERDLSRNPLFQVMFTFDLGYGNGGETRAEVTTDPVAVDLHVTKFDLTLAMGDDAGVLVGDIEYNIDLFAADTIARMVDHWQHLLTAIVEQPHAPFTQLPLLPPAETQQILFAWNETDAPCELTGCIHDIVSAHAQRTPDALAVVDGDLHLTYHALNGRANQLAHYLQQRGVGSEVTVGVLLDRSAAMIVAQLAVLKAGGSYVPLDPTHPPDRLAFIAQDLQFPALLTQQDLQSHLTGITADVICLDADWAAVSQMPDQTPAVQVAAENLAYVIYTSGSTGKPKGVGVPHRGLLNLINWHKHTSEITPHDRASVIASPSFDASAWEVWANLGFGASLHIPDTRIRAVPTQLVAWFVAQAVTVAFCPTPLAEAVLLEPWPTDVSLRLLHTGGDKLNRAPKPGSPFALINNYGPTENSVISTWTPVPPDAAHDITLIGRPIDNTRVYILDEELQPVPVGVPGEVYIGGDGLARGYLRRPGLTAERFLPHPFSRTPGARLYRTGDLARFRPDGHIAFIGRIDHQVKVRGYRIELGEVEAVLRQQSAVRDVVVVARTLSERDTAAEKQLVAYVTAQPAATLSPPALREALQAVLPPYMVPAAFVLLDSLPMTPNGKVDRQALPVPDSAGLVRGRAFTPPRTPIEALVADTWAQVLGLDQISVQDNFFEVGGHSLVATQVVSRLRDTFAIEFPLHQLFESPTVAGLAGFIESSRAVPDAPSLPTTITPAERNGPLPLSFAQQRLWFLDMLAPDSSFYNIPAAMYLRGSLSVTTVARSLNEIVRRHETLRTTFALVDDEPVQVIAPYRPRPLPVVDLQGLPPARRQAAAQQLVDEEAARPFVLSQGPLIRFAWLRIAPTEQVLLVNMHHIISDGWSVTLFERELDALYHAYEQGQPSPLPELPIQYADFALWQQQWLQGAGLAHQMQYWRTQLADLPTLALPTDYPRPPAQTFRGAAHSFVIPTETAAALRAVARAEGVTLFMLLLTAFQILLARYSGQEDVVVGTPIANRNRFETEGLIGFFVNTLVLRTDLSGHPSFRQLLRRVRAMTLAAYDHQDLPFEKLVQELQPERDLSRNPLFQVMFTFDLGYGNGGETRAEVTTDPVAVDLHVTKFDLTLAMGDDAGVLVGDIEYNIDLFAADTIARMADHWQHLLTAIVEQPHAPFTQLPLLPPAETQQILFAWNETTRPYTSSLCIHQLIEAQAAATPDRIALSFGEEQLTYSELDRRANQLAHYLRGLGVGPETLVGVFLKRSVSMVVALLGVLKAGAGYVPLDPTYPAERIRFILSDTQSPVLLTEKELAAAWENVLDNVICLDEDGGVIAAMPVAPPPARCHAGNLAYVIYTSGSTGKPKGVAITHQNALALISWAHGVFDDTVLARTLAVTSICFDLSIFELFVPLSRGGTVVLVETVLDVPESDAAQTVSLINTVPSAMKELLRQQGLPDGVHVVNLAGEILPTDLVQQIHQQRPTIHCVYDLYGPSEDTTYSTYARRDPAGPMTIGRPIDNTRVYILDEALQPVPVGVPGEVYIGGDGLARGYLRRPGLTAERFLPHPFSRTPGARLYRTGDLARFRPDGHIAFIGRIDHQVKVRGYRIELGEVEAVLRQQSAVRDVVVVARTLSERDTAAEKQLVAYVTAQPAATLSPPALREALQAVLPPYMVPAAFVLLDSLPMTPNGKVDRQALPNPRETSLLRREDLMGPRTALEWQLVQIWEEVLGLHPVGITDDFFQLGGHSLMAVRLVTRLRQEVHPTFPLTAIFQNATIELMAAALRQHNQDQLAAPTSLVPIQAGIPEHHPLFFVHPVGGNVFCYFELARHLGPQQPFYGLQARGLDGLEEPSSNVEEMAAHYIALIRHVQPEGPYYLGGWSMGGIIALEMAQQLHMQGQKIARLILIDTHLPDNTQTSDADLLISFMQHLGLWTPIDNVREAAQDVPGDELAYILQQTRQAGVIPPDTQLDQLHHLFDVFKANIRAMEQYQPQLYTGSPVVLFKAMEFWGEGELESDLGWGKFISHQLAVYDTPGHHFSLLQSPQVAFLADRLKDGLQEVAR; encoded by the coding sequence ATGCAAAAAGAAAATGATGCGCGGCAACAGCGCGATGATTTGTCCGAGCGACAAGAAAAACTCTCTGTTGCCAGGCGACTCTTGCTAGAAAAACGGCTGCGCGGGCAGCTCAAAAACAAAGAATGGACGATTCCGCGTCGGGAACAGAGCGGGCCGGCGCCTCTTTCCTATGCCCAACAACGGCTCTGGTTCCTGTCCCAGCTAATGCCCGACAGCCCCTTCTACAACGTCCCCATCATCACCAGATTAAGAGGCTCCCTGCATATTGCGCTGCTGCAACAAGCCGTAGACCAGATTGTTAAACGGCATGAGACTTTGCGTACGACCTTTGCACTGCTAGAACAACAGCCTGTGCAGGTTATACATCCCCCTGGTACAACGCGGCTGCCCGTTGTGGATTTGTGTCATTTACCCGCAACCTGCCGGCAAGCAACAGCGCAACAACTGGTAACGCAAGAAGTCAAAACTCCCTTCAACTTAACGCAAGGTCCCTTGTTGCGCCCGCTACTGCTGCGCCTGGACGGAGATGAGCACATTCTCGTTCTGAACATGCATCACATCATTACCGATGCCTGGTCAGTTCGCGTCTTTATTGATGAACTCAGAACACTCTATGCGGCGTTTCTTGACAATCATCTCTCCCCCTTGCCAGAACTCCCCATCCAATATGCGGATTTTGCGAGCTGGCAACAGCAGTGGCTCCAGGGAGAGCGTTTAGATAAGCAACTCGATTATTGGCGGCGAAAATTGTCAGGCGCTTCTTTCATTCTGGACCTGCCCACCGACTACCCCCGACCGGTCGCTCAATCTTTCCGCGGCGCTGCTATTCCGTTTGAAATGCCGGTAGAACTCAGTCAGGCGCTGAAAAACCTGAGTCGCCAGACCGGAAACAATCTGTTCAACACGTTATTGGCCCTATTCAACTTGCTGCTGAGCCGATACACCAATCAGTCGGATATTCTTGTGGGTATCCCCATCGCCGGACGGCACCGTTCCGAAGTCAAGGGGCTGATTGGCTTCTTTGTGAACACACTGGTTATACGCACTCAACTTTCCCGCCACCTGAATGTTCAGGAACTGCTGGCGCAGATACGAGAAACAACGCTGGAAGCCTATTCAAATCAAGATTTACCGCTGGAACTGCTGGTCAAAGACCTGCTGCCCGAACGCGACCCGGGCCGCAACCCTTTGTTTCAGGTTATGTTTGATTTCGACGAAGCCGTGGAGGAGGCAGCCACATCTGATGACAACGGGTTAGACCTGGACAAGACCGCCTATCTCACCGAAACAGACCTGGACCTGGAAACAGATAGCGGTACAGCCAAATTTGATCTAAGCCTGGCAATGTTTGACACAGGGCAAACATTGCGCGGAGAGATCGAATACAGCACCGAACTTTTCACGGCCGCCACAATCCAAAACCTGGCAAGTCATTTACAACAACTGGCAACTGAAATTGTATCTAACCCACAGCAGCCACTCTGGGCGTTATCAGTATTAACAACGACGGAATCAGACCAGATAGTGTACGCCTGGAACGAAACAACCCGCCCGTACGCTTCTTCGCTATGTATCCATCAACTGATAGAAGCGCAGGCCGCCGCCACGCCAGATCGGATAGCCCTTTCGTTTGGCGAAGAGCAACTGACCTACAGCGAACTTGACCGGCGGGCAAACCAGTTAGCCCACTATCTGCGTGGACTGGGCGTCGGACCGGAAACCCTCGTGGGCGTCTTCTTGAAGCGGTCAGTAAGCATGGTTGTTGCTCTGCTAGGCGTGTTGAAGGCAGGGGCAGGATATGTGCCCCTGGACCCGACATATCCGGCGGAACGCATTCGTTTCATTCTGTCAGACACGCAATCCCCCGTGCTGCTGACGGAAAAAGAACTGGCGGCTGCCTGGGAAAACGTGCTTGATAACGTCATTTGTCTGGACGAAGATGGCGGCGTCATAGCTGCCATGCCTGTTGCACCACCGCCGGCGCGGTGTCACGCCGGAAATCTGGCCTACGTGATCTACACCTCTGGTTCCACGGGAAAACCCAAAGGGGTAGCCATCACCCATCAAAACGCCCTGGCTCTGATTAGCTGGGCGCATGGGGTGTTTGATGATACCGTGTTAGCCAGAACGCTCGCTGTCACTTCCATTTGCTTTGACCTATCCATATTTGAGTTGTTTGTCCCCCTGAGCCGTGGCGGAACCGTGGTGCTGGTGGAAACGGTCCTGGATGTTCCAGAGTCGGACGCGGCGCAAACCGTGAGCCTGATAAACACCGTGCCTTCCGCTATGAAAGAGCTGTTGCGCCAGCAAGGCTTGCCCGACGGTGTGCATGTCGTCAACCTTGCCGGAGAAATCTTGCCCACCGATCTGGTCCAACAAATCCACCAGCAGCGGCCAACCATACATTGCGTCTATGACCTGTACGGGCCATCAGAGGACACCACCTACTCGACTTATGCCCGGCGAGACCCTGCCGGCCCAATGACCATTGGGCGACCTATTGACAATACGCGGGTATACATCCTGGATGAGGCGCTACAACCCGTGCCCGTGGGCGTGCCCGGCGAGGTGTACATTGGCGGTGACGGCCTGGCCCGCGGTTATCTGCGCCGCCCCGGATTGACGGCCGAGCGGTTCCTGCCCCATCCCTTCAGCCGCACGCCCGGCGCGCGCCTGTACCGCACAGGCGACCTGGCGCGTTTCCGCCCCGATGGTCACATCGCCTTTATCGGGCGCATTGACCATCAGGTGAAGGTGCGTGGCTACCGCATTGAGTTGGGGGAAGTTGAGGCCGTGCTGCGGCAACAGTCGGCGGTGCGGGATGTGGTGGTGGTGGCTCGCACGCTGAGCGAACGAGACACGGCGGCGGAGAAGCAACTCGTGGCTTATGTAACCGCGCAGCCGGCAGCCACGTTATCACCGCCCGCCTTGCGCGAAGCGCTGCAAGCCGTTTTGCCCCCCTACATGGTTCCCGCCGCCTTTGTGCTGCTGGATAGCCTGCCCATGACCCCCAACGGCAAGGTCGACCGCCAGGCCCTGCCCGTCCCTGACAGCGCGGGGCTGGTCCGTGGCCGCGCTTTCACACCGCCGCGCACGCCTATTGAAGCGCTCGTGGCGGATACCTGGGCACAGGTATTAGGCTTAGACCAGATCAGCGTCCAGGATAACTTCTTTGAGGTCGGCGGTCACTCCCTGGTGGCCACCCAGGTTGTGTCCCGCCTGCGCGACACTTTTGCCATTGAGTTCCCCCTGCACCAACTCTTTGAGTCCCCTACCGTGGCCGGATTAGCTGGCTTCATCGAATCCAGCCGCGCGGTTCCTGATGCACCTTCTCTGCCTACTACTATCACGCCGGCCGAACGCAACGGGCCGTTGCCCCTTTCCTTCGCACAGCAACGGCTCTGGTTCCTGGATATGTTGGCCCCTGATAGCTCGTTCTATAACATCCCCGCCGCCATGTATTTACGCGGGTCGTTGTCCGTGACCACGGTCGCCCGCAGCCTCAATGAGATTGTCCGTCGCCACGAAACATTACGCACGACTTTTGCTCTCGTCGATGATGAACCGGTACAGGTCATTGCCCCTTACCGGCCGCGACCACTGCCGGTGGTGGACTTGCAAGGGCTGCCCCCCGCCCGACGCCAGGCCGCGGCGCAACAGTTGGTGGATGAAGAAGCGGCGCGCCCGTTTGTGTTGAGCCAGGGTCCCCTGATACGTTTTGCCTGGCTGCGCATTGCACCCACGGAACAAGTCCTGCTGGTGAATATGCACCACATCATTTCAGATGGCTGGTCAGTAACGTTGTTTGAACGTGAGTTGGATGCCCTTTATCATGCTTATGAGCAGGGGCAGCCTTCGCCGCTGCCGGAACTCCCCATCCAGTACGCTGACTTTGCCCTCTGGCAGCAGCAGTGGTTGCAGGGCGCGGGGTTGGCGCATCAAATGCAGTATTGGCGCACGCAGTTAGCCGACCTCCCTACCCTCGCCTTGCCCACCGACTATCCTCGTCCCCCGGCGCAAACTTTCCGCGGCGCGGCGCACAGCTTCGTCATACCTACGGAAACCGCCGCCGCCCTGCGCGCCGTGGCTCGCGCCGAAGGCGTCACGCTGTTCATGCTTTTGCTGACCGCTTTTCAAATCCTGCTGGCGCGTTACAGCGGACAAGAAGATGTGGTAGTGGGAACCCCTATTGCCAACCGTAACCGGTTTGAGACGGAAGGATTGATTGGCTTCTTTGTCAATACGCTGGTGCTGCGCACGGACCTGTCAGGACACCCCTCTTTCCGCCAATTGTTGCGGCGGGTGCGCGCCATGACCCTCGCGGCCTATGACCACCAGGACTTGCCCTTTGAAAAGCTGGTCCAGGAACTCCAACCCGAACGTGACCTCAGCCGTAATCCGTTGTTCCAGGTGATGTTTACTTTTGACCTGGGCTATGGCAACGGCGGCGAAACCCGCGCCGAAGTGACGACGGACCCCGTCGCCGTGGACTTGCACGTCACCAAGTTTGACCTGACGCTGGCCATGGGCGATGATGCTGGCGTATTGGTGGGGGACATAGAGTATAACATAGACCTGTTTGCCGCGGACACCATTGCCCGTATGGTTGACCATTGGCAACATCTCCTGACAGCCATTGTGGAGCAACCCCATGCGCCCTTTACCCAACTCCCTCTGCTGCCTCCGGCGGAAACGCAGCAAATTCTGTTTGCCTGGAACGAAACAGACGCCCCTTGCGAGCTGACCGGGTGCATTCACGACATCGTCTCCGCCCATGCCCAGCGCACGCCCGACGCCCTCGCCGTTGTGGATGGCGACCTGCACCTCACATATCACGCACTCAACGGGCGCGCTAACCAACTGGCTCACTATCTGCAACAGCGGGGCGTTGGCTCAGAAGTAACAGTGGGGGTGCTGCTAGACCGTTCGGCCGCCATGATTGTGGCCCAACTGGCCGTGCTGAAGGCTGGCGGCAGCTACGTGCCGCTGGACCCCACGCATCCGCCGGACAGATTGGCGTTCATTGCTCAGGACTTACAATTCCCAGCCCTGTTGACGCAACAAGACCTGCAATCCCACTTGACCGGCATAACGGCGGACGTCATCTGCCTGGATGCCGATTGGGCGGCAGTGTCCCAAATGCCTGACCAGACGCCCGCTGTGCAGGTCGCCGCCGAAAATCTCGCTTATGTCATCTACACTTCCGGCTCTACCGGAAAACCTAAAGGGGTAGGCGTCCCCCATCGGGGTCTCTTGAACCTGATTAACTGGCACAAACACACCAGCGAGATAACGCCTCATGACCGGGCGTCGGTTATCGCCAGCCCTTCTTTTGATGCTTCGGCGTGGGAAGTATGGGCAAATCTCGGTTTTGGCGCCAGTCTCCACATACCTGACACCCGCATACGCGCCGTCCCCACGCAGCTTGTCGCCTGGTTCGTTGCGCAGGCTGTCACGGTGGCTTTCTGCCCCACCCCATTAGCCGAAGCCGTTTTGTTGGAACCCTGGCCCACTGATGTCTCCCTGCGTCTGCTGCATACGGGCGGCGACAAGTTGAATCGCGCGCCCAAACCCGGTTCTCCTTTTGCGCTGATTAACAACTACGGCCCAACGGAAAACAGTGTCATTTCAACCTGGACCCCGGTTCCACCAGATGCCGCTCACGACATCACCTTGATTGGGCGACCTATTGACAATACGCGGGTATACATCCTGGATGAGGAGCTACAACCCGTGCCCGTGGGCGTGCCCGGCGAGGTGTACATTGGCGGTGACGGCCTGGCCCGCGGTTATCTGCGCCGCCCCGGATTGACGGCCGAGCGGTTCCTGCCCCATCCCTTCAGCCGCACGCCCGGCGCGCGCCTGTACCGCACAGGCGACCTGGCGCGTTTCCGCCCCGATGGTCACATCGCCTTTATCGGGCGCATTGACCATCAGGTGAAGGTGCGTGGCTACCGCATTGAGTTGGGGGAAGTTGAGGCCGTGCTGCGGCAGCAGTCGGCGGTGCGGGATGTGGTGGTCGTGGCTCGCACGCTGAGCGAACGAGACACGGCGGCGGAGAAGCAACTCGTGGCTTATGTAACCGCGCAGCCGGCAGCCACGTTATCACCGCCCGCCTTGCGCGAAGCGCTGCAAGCCGTTTTGCCCCCCTACATGGTTCCCGCCGCCTTTGTGCTGCTGGATAGCCTGCCCATGACCCCCAACGGCAAGGTCGACCGCCAGGCCCTGCCCGTCCCTGACAGCGCGGGGCTGGTCCGTGGCCGCGCTTTCACACCGCCGCGCACGCCTATTGAAGCGCTCGTGGCGGATACCTGGGCACAGGTATTAGGCTTAGACCAGATCAGCGTCCAGGATAACTTCTTTGAGGTCGGCGGTCACTCCCTGGTGGCCACCCAGGTTGTGTCCCGCCTGCGCGACACTTTTGCCATTGAGTTCCCCCTGCACCAACTCTTTGAGTCCCCTACCGTGGCCGGATTAGCTGGCTTCATCGAATCCAGCCGCGCGGTTCCTGATGCACCTTCTCTGCCTACTACTATCACGCCGGCCGAACGCAACGGGCCGTTGCCCCTTTCCTTCGCACAGCAACGGCTCTGGTTCCTGGATATGTTGGCCCCTGATAGCTCGTTCTATAACATCCCCGCCGCCATGTATTTACGCGGGTCGTTGTCCGTGACCACGGTCGCCCGCAGCCTCAATGAGATTGTCCGTCGCCACGAAACATTACGCACGACTTTTGCTCTCGTCGATGATGAACCGGTACAGGTCATTGCCCCTTACCGGCCGCGACCACTGCCGGTGGTGGACTTGCAAGGGCTGCCCCCCGCCCGACGCCAGGCCGCGGCGCAACAGTTGGTGGATGAAGAAGCGGCGCGCCCGTTTGTGTTGAGCCAGGGTCCCCTGATACGTTTTGCCTGGCTGCGCATTGCACCCACGGAACAAGTCCTGCTGGTGAATATGCACCACATCATTTCAGATGGCTGGTCAGTAACGTTGTTTGAACGTGAGTTGGATGCCCTTTATCATGCTTATGAGCAGGGGCAGCCTTCGCCGCTGCCGGAACTCCCCATCCAGTACGCTGACTTTGCCCTCTGGCAGCAGCAGTGGTTGCAGGGCGCGGGGTTGGCGCATCAAATGCAGTATTGGCGCACGCAGTTAGCCGACCTCCCTACCCTCGCCTTGCCCACCGACTATCCTCGTCCCCCGGCGCAAACTTTCCGCGGCGCGGCGCACAGCTTCGTCATACCTACGGAAACCGCCGCCGCCCTGCGCGCCGTGGCTCGCGCCGAAGGCGTCACGCTGTTCATGCTTTTGCTGACCGCTTTTCAAATCCTGCTGGCGCGTTACAGCGGACAAGAAGATGTGGTAGTGGGAACCCCTATTGCCAACCGTAACCGGTTTGAGACGGAAGGATTGATTGGCTTCTTTGTCAATACGCTGGTGCTGCGCACGGACCTGTCAGGACACCCCTCTTTCCGCCAATTGTTGCGGCGGGTGCGCGCCATGACCCTCGCGGCCTATGACCACCAGGACTTGCCCTTTGAAAAGCTGGTCCAGGAACTCCAACCCGAACGTGACCTCAGCCGTAATCCGTTGTTCCAGGTGATGTTTACTTTTGACCTGGGCTATGGCAACGGCGGCGAAACCCGCGCCGAAGTGACGACGGACCCCGTCGCCGTGGACTTGCACGTCACTAAGTTTGACCTGACGCTGGCCATGGGCGATGATGCTGGCGTATTGGTGGGGGACATAGAGTATAACATAGACCTGTTTGCCGCGGACACCATTGCCCGTATGGCTGACCATTGGCAACATCTCCTGACAGCCATTGTGGAGCAACCCCATGCGCCCTTTACCCAACTCCCTCTGCTGCCTCCGGCGGAAACACAGCAAATTCTGTTTGCCTGGAACGAAACAACCCGCCCGTACACTTCTTCGCTATGTATCCATCAACTGATAGAAGCGCAGGCCGCCGCCACGCCAGATCGGATAGCCCTTTCGTTTGGCGAAGAGCAACTGACCTACAGCGAACTTGACCGGCGGGCAAACCAGTTAGCCCACTATCTGCGTGGACTGGGCGTCGGACCGGAAACCCTCGTGGGCGTCTTCTTGAAGCGGTCAGTAAGCATGGTTGTTGCTCTGCTAGGCGTGTTGAAGGCCGGGGCAGGATATGTGCCCCTGGACCCGACATATCCGGCGGAACGCATTCGTTTCATTCTGTCAGACACGCAATCCCCCGTGCTGCTGACGGAAAAAGAACTGGCGGCTGCCTGGGAAAACGTGCTTGATAACGTCATTTGTCTGGACGAAGATGGCGGCGTCATAGCTGCCATGCCTGTTGCACCACCGCCGGCGCGGTGTCACGCCGGAAATCTGGCCTACGTGATCTACACCTCTGGTTCCACGGGAAAACCCAAAGGGGTAGCCATCACCCATCAAAACGCCCTGGCTCTGATTAGCTGGGCGCATGGGGTGTTTGATGATACCGTGTTAGCCAGAACGCTCGCTGTCACTTCCATTTGCTTTGACCTATCCATATTTGAGTTGTTTGTCCCCCTGAGCCGTGGCGGAACCGTGGTGCTGGTGGAAACGGTCCTGGATGTTCCAGAGTCGGACGCGGCGCAAACCGTGAGCCTGATAAACACCGTGCCTTCCGCTATGAAAGAGCTGTTGCGCCAGCAAGGCTTGCCCGACGGTGTGCATGTCGTCAACCTTGCCGGAGAAATCTTGCCCACCGATCTGGTCCAACAAATCCACCAGCAGCGGCCAACCATACATTGCGTCTATGACCTGTACGGGCCATCAGAGGACACCACCTACTCGACTTATGCCCGGCGAGACCCTGCCGGCCCAATGACCATTGGGCGACCTATTGACAATACGCGGGTATACATCCTGGATGAGGCGCTACAACCCGTGCCCGTGGGCGTACCCGGCGAGGTGTACATTGGCGGTGACGGCCTGGCCCGCGGTTATCTGCGCCGCCCCGGATTGACGGCCGAGCGGTTCCTGCCCCATCCCTTCAGCCGCACGCCCGGCGCGCGCCTGTACCGCACAGGCGACCTGGCGCGTTTCCGCCCCGATGGTCACATCGCCTTTATCGGGCGCATTGACCATCAGGTGAAGGTGCGTGGCTACCGCATTGAGTTGGGGGAAGTTGAGGCCGTGCTGCGGCAGCAGTCGGCGGTGCGGGATGTGGTGGTCGTGGCTCGCACGCTGAGCGAACGAGACACGGCGGCGGAGAAGCAACTCGTGGCTTATGTAACCGCGCAGCCGGCAGCCACGTTATCACCGCCCGCCTTGCGCGAAGCGCTGCAAGCCGTTTTGCCCCCCTACATGGTTCCCGCCGCCTTTGTGCTGCTGGATAGCCTGCCCATGACCCCCAACGGCAAGGTCGACCGCCAGGCCCTGCCCAATCCGAGAGAAACGAGCCTGCTCAGGCGGGAAGATCTGATGGGGCCGCGCACCGCTCTGGAATGGCAACTCGTCCAAATCTGGGAAGAGGTATTAGGTTTACATCCCGTAGGAATTACTGATGACTTTTTCCAATTAGGCGGGCACTCGCTCATGGCGGTGCGTCTGGTGACACGATTGCGGCAAGAAGTACACCCCACCTTCCCCCTCACTGCCATCTTCCAGAACGCCACCATTGAGCTAATGGCCGCCGCGCTGCGACAACACAACCAGGACCAACTGGCTGCGCCAACCTCGTTAGTTCCTATTCAAGCCGGCATCCCTGAGCACCATCCGCTTTTCTTTGTTCATCCCGTCGGCGGCAATGTTTTCTGCTATTTTGAACTGGCCCGCCATCTTGGGCCACAGCAGCCATTCTATGGGCTACAAGCCAGAGGGCTGGATGGATTAGAGGAGCCATCTTCTAACGTTGAAGAAATGGCCGCGCATTACATTGCGCTTATTCGCCATGTTCAACCTGAGGGACCCTACTACCTCGGCGGGTGGTCAATGGGAGGGATTATTGCCCTGGAAATGGCCCAGCAACTACACATGCAAGGGCAGAAGATAGCCAGGTTAATCCTGATTGATACGCATCTACCCGACAACACGCAAACATCCGATGCGGACCTGCTCATTAGTTTCATGCAGCACCTGGGTCTGTGGACCCCGATCGATAATGTGAGAGAAGCAGCCCAAGACGTGCCGGGAGACGAATTGGCTTACATACTGCAGCAAACCAGACAGGCTGGCGTTATTCCCCCTGATACGCAACTGGACCAACTTCACCACCTTTTTGATGTTTTCAAAGCAAATATACGGGCCATGGAACAGTATCAACCACAGCTTTACACGGGGAGTCCCGTGGTTTTGTTCAAGGCGATGGAGTTCTGGGGAGAAGGAGAACTGGAAAGCGATTTGGGCTGGGGTAAATTCATTTCGCACCAACTTGCAGTGTATGACACGCCAGGACATCACTTCTCTTTGCTGCAATCGCCGCAGGTAGCGTTTCTGGCGGACCGCCTCAAGGACGGTTTACAGGAGGTCGCAAGATAG